One window of the Sparus aurata chromosome 7, fSpaAur1.1, whole genome shotgun sequence genome contains the following:
- the LOC115585148 gene encoding MAP kinase-activated protein kinase 2-like isoform X2, producing the protein MSNPHQPAVPIQQQPNLNSAPFPQCFLKPFNNKPLQIKRNVITDDYSVTSQVLGMGINGRVLECFHKDNGEKFALKMLQDCPEARREVELHWRVSSCSHIVPIIDVYENLYQGRKCLLVVMECMDGGELFSHIQDRGNHAFTETEASDIMRSIGEAIHFLHTINIAHRDIKPENLLYTSKRPDALLKLTDFGFAKEITTLNSLATPCFTPYYVAPEVLGPEKYDRSCDMWSLGVIMYILLCGYPPFFSHHGLAISPGMKRRILNGQYEFPNPEWSDVSEEAKRLICDLLKTEPTQRMSINEFINHPWINSVEVPQTPLHTSRVLQEEQDVWEKVKEEMTNALQTMRVDYDQIKIKTIEDSTNPLLLKRRKKTKNATTQPPG; encoded by the exons ATGTCGAATCCGCACCAGCCGGCTGTCCCGATCCAACAGCAGCCAAATCTGAACTCTGCTCCTTTCCCTCAGTGTTTTCTCAAACCCTTCAACAACAAACCTCTGCAAATCAAAAGGAATGTCATTACAGACGATTACAGTGTAACAAGTCAGGTGCTCGGGATGGGGATAAATGGCAGAGTGTTGGAGTGTTTCCACAAAGACAATGGAGAAAAGTTTGCACTCAAG ATGTTGCAGGATTGCCCAGAAGCTAGACGGGAGGTAGAGCTCCATTGGAGGGTGTCATCTTGCTCCCACATTGTTCCCATTATTGATGTTTATGAGAATCTCTACCAGGGCAGGAAGTGTCTCCTCGTTGTAATGGAGTG cATGGATGGAGGTGAATTATTCAGTCATATCCAAGACAGAGGGAATcatgcatttacagaaacag AGGCCTCTGACATTATGAGAAGTATAGGAGAAGCCATACATTTCTTGCATACCATCAACATTGCTCACAGAGACATTAAG CCAGAGAACCTTCTGTACACCTCCAAAAGGCCAGATGCCCTCCTCAAGCTGACAGATTTTGGGTTTGCCAAAGAAATCACCACATTAAACTCTTTGGCAACACCCTGTTTTACCCCTTACTATGTTG CTCCAGAGGTTCTTGGTCCAGAGAAGTATGACAGATCTTGCGACATGTGGTCTCTGGGTGTCATCATGTATATCCT ACTTTGTGGATATCCTCCCTTTTTCTCGCATCATGGCCTGGCAATATCCCCAGGAATGAAAAGAAGGATCCTTAACGGACAATACGAGTTCCCTAACCCAGAGTGGTCGGATGTGTCTGAGGAAG CTAAACGGCTGATCTGCGACTTACTGAAAACTGAGCCAACCCAAAGAATGAGCATCAATGAGTTCATAAACCATCCCTGGATTAAT TCAGTCGAAGTGCCACAAACGCCTCTTCACACCAGTCGGGTGCTACAGGAGGAACAAGACGTCTGGGAGAAGGTTAAA GAGGAAATGACAAACGCCCTGCAAACAATGAGAGTGGACTAtgatcaaattaaaatcaaaactaTCGAAGACTCGACAAATCCTCTCCTCttgaagagaagaaagaagacaaaaaatgCAACCACACAACCTCCAGGCTAG
- the LOC115585148 gene encoding MAP kinase-activated protein kinase 2-like isoform X1 — MSNPHQPAVPIQQQPNLNSAPFPQCFLKPFNNKPLQIKRNVITDDYSVTSQVLGMGINGRVLECFHKDNGEKFALKMLQDCPEARREVELHWRVSSCSHIVPIIDVYENLYQGRKCLLVVMECMDGGELFSHIQDRGNHAFTETEASDIMRSIGEAIHFLHTINIAHRDIKPENLLYTSKRPDALLKLTDFGFAKEITTLNSLATPCFTPYYVAPEVLGPEKYDRSCDMWSLGVIMYILLCGYPPFFSHHGLAISPGMKRRILNGQYEFPNPEWSDVSEEAKRLICDLLKTEPTQRMSINEFINHPWINQSVEVPQTPLHTSRVLQEEQDVWEKVKEEMTNALQTMRVDYDQIKIKTIEDSTNPLLLKRRKKTKNATTQPPG, encoded by the exons ATGTCGAATCCGCACCAGCCGGCTGTCCCGATCCAACAGCAGCCAAATCTGAACTCTGCTCCTTTCCCTCAGTGTTTTCTCAAACCCTTCAACAACAAACCTCTGCAAATCAAAAGGAATGTCATTACAGACGATTACAGTGTAACAAGTCAGGTGCTCGGGATGGGGATAAATGGCAGAGTGTTGGAGTGTTTCCACAAAGACAATGGAGAAAAGTTTGCACTCAAG ATGTTGCAGGATTGCCCAGAAGCTAGACGGGAGGTAGAGCTCCATTGGAGGGTGTCATCTTGCTCCCACATTGTTCCCATTATTGATGTTTATGAGAATCTCTACCAGGGCAGGAAGTGTCTCCTCGTTGTAATGGAGTG cATGGATGGAGGTGAATTATTCAGTCATATCCAAGACAGAGGGAATcatgcatttacagaaacag AGGCCTCTGACATTATGAGAAGTATAGGAGAAGCCATACATTTCTTGCATACCATCAACATTGCTCACAGAGACATTAAG CCAGAGAACCTTCTGTACACCTCCAAAAGGCCAGATGCCCTCCTCAAGCTGACAGATTTTGGGTTTGCCAAAGAAATCACCACATTAAACTCTTTGGCAACACCCTGTTTTACCCCTTACTATGTTG CTCCAGAGGTTCTTGGTCCAGAGAAGTATGACAGATCTTGCGACATGTGGTCTCTGGGTGTCATCATGTATATCCT ACTTTGTGGATATCCTCCCTTTTTCTCGCATCATGGCCTGGCAATATCCCCAGGAATGAAAAGAAGGATCCTTAACGGACAATACGAGTTCCCTAACCCAGAGTGGTCGGATGTGTCTGAGGAAG CTAAACGGCTGATCTGCGACTTACTGAAAACTGAGCCAACCCAAAGAATGAGCATCAATGAGTTCATAAACCATCCCTGGATTAAT CAGTCAGTCGAAGTGCCACAAACGCCTCTTCACACCAGTCGGGTGCTACAGGAGGAACAAGACGTCTGGGAGAAGGTTAAA GAGGAAATGACAAACGCCCTGCAAACAATGAGAGTGGACTAtgatcaaattaaaatcaaaactaTCGAAGACTCGACAAATCCTCTCCTCttgaagagaagaaagaagacaaaaaatgCAACCACACAACCTCCAGGCTAG
- the eif2d gene encoding eukaryotic translation initiation factor 2D isoform X1, with translation MFARPFRVKSNTAIKGSDRRKLKADISAAFPSLSADDVSELVPNKEELNVVKVYAHKGDAVTLYVLHKNPLFFELEKRLYPTVYVLWRYPNLLPTFRTWTPVLQKLIGGADLMLPGVVVPSSGLPDVKQGNCCAVTVVNNRAPVAVGTAAVSTAEMCSLGMKGRGVCVVHTYMDNLWAFGDKSGPPSLPDAESVGQGVNGEDYNFDEEEVEEEEVEKCVEEEQISCDTVTDQTCSGFEELSLAEQAEEKGEKSNEEEEGNQDDQKHPQEIMDALLFQCFLHALKSKVKKSELPLLTSTFLRNHMFSCCPSGKQLDIKKSSYKKLSKFLQAMQQQHNLVRVKELTKGVESIVEVDWKNQALRSFSAPEGIDDEAVLMQDGGEGEAPYNPPEITTLYSVSARLGPLFLEANKRKGAVLQPAEVRSIVTEYVKNNELVDENNKNYVTINPTLCDCLLEKSEYQEVQSLKWDDLFSRTLGRMQECYQVVFPGLAPVTRKGHIEPIDISVASRGSNKKVTLIKNLEVYGLDPAVVATALQRRVQASSVLQPIPGSKDKVLVQIQGNQIHQVGNLLLDHYRIPRKYIQGLEKAPKGGKKK, from the exons ATGTTTGCCAGACCGTTCCGTGTCAAATCCAACACGGCAATCAAAGGCTCAGACAG GAGAAAACTCAAAGCCGACATATCTGCAGCTTTTCCGTCACTGTCTGCTGATGATGTGTCTGAGCTGGTCCCTAACAAAGAGGAATTAAATGTAGTGAAGGTTTATGCACATAAAGGAGATGCTGTGACACTTTATGTTCTTCACAAAAATCCACTGTTCTTTGAACTGGAGAAACGGCTTTATCCTACAG TGTATGTGCTTTGGCGTTACCCTAATCTCCTGCCGACATTTAGGACATGGACACCTGTGCTTCAGAAGTTAATCGGAGGGGCAG ATCTCATGCTGCCAGGTGTGGTGGTGCCTTCAAGTGGTCTCCCAGACGTGAAACAGGGCAACTGCTGTGCTGTTACAGTGGTGAACAATAG AGCTCCTGTTGCAGTTGGCACTGCTGCAGTGTCCACTGCAGAGATGTGCAGTTTGGGTATGAAagggagaggagtgtgtgttgtCCACACATACATGGATAACCTCTG GGCGTTTGGAGACAAGTCAGGTCCTCCATCTTTACCGGATGCAGAGAGCGTGGGGCAAGGGGTGAATGGAGAGGATTATAATTTTGatgaggaagaggtggaggaggaggaggttgagaAGTGTGTGGAGGAGGAACAGATTTCCTGTGACACGGTGACGGATCAAACCTGTTCTGGTTTTGAGGAGCTGAGTTTGGCAGAGCAAGCGGAGGAGAAGGGTGAAAAGAGcaatgaggaagaagaggggaaCCAGGATGATCAGAAGCATCCACAAG AGATAATGGACGCCCTgctgtttcagtgtttcctccatGCTCTCAAGAGTAAGGTGAAGAAGTCAGAGCTCCCTCTGCTGACCAGTACTTTTCTCCGCAACCACATGTTCTCCTGCTG CCCAAGTGGAAAACAACTCGATATTAAGAAATCCAGCTACAAAAAG CTGTCAAAGTTTCTACAGgccatgcagcagcagcataacCTTGTGCGTGTAAAAGAACTGACCAAGGGTGTGGAGAGCATTGTGGAGGTGGACTGGAAAAATCAAGC ACTGCGTTCCTTTAGTGCTCCTGAGGGGATAGATGATGAAGCGGTTCTGATGCAGGATGGAGGGGAAGGAGAAGCTCCATACAATCCACCTGAGATAACAACTCTGTACTCCGTGTCAGCTCGCCTGGGGCCCCTCTTTCTGGAGGCAAacaagag GAAAGGAGCTGTACTGCAACCTGCTGAAGTGAGAAGTATTGTCACAGAATATGTGAAGAATAATGAACTGGTGGACGAAAATAATAAGAA TTACGTGACCATAAACCCGACTCTGTGTGACTGCTTGCTGGAGAAATCGGAGTACCAGGAGGTTCAGTCTCTCAAGTGGGATGACCTCTTTAGCAG GACACTGGGACGAATGCAGGAGTGTTATCAAGTTGTATTCCCTGGACTGGCACCTGTAACAAGGAAGGGCCACATTGAGCCCATTGACATCTCTGTGGCTTCTCGTGGCTCCAATAAGAAG GTCACGCTTATAAAGAACCTTGAGGTGTACGGTTTGGATCCTGCGGTAGTAGCCACGGCTTTGCAGCGCAGAGTCCAGGCCAGCTCCGTCTTACAGCCCATCCCAGGGTCAAAGGACAAAGTCCTGGTCCAGATCCAAGGCAACCAGATTCATCAAGTCGGCAATTTGCTGCTAG atCATTATCGAATTCCTCGCAAATACATCCAAGGACTAGAAAAAGCTCCCAAAGGTGGCAAGAAGAAGTAG
- the eif2d gene encoding eukaryotic translation initiation factor 2D isoform X2, with protein MLPGVVVPSSGLPDVKQGNCCAVTVVNNRAPVAVGTAAVSTAEMCSLGMKGRGVCVVHTYMDNLWAFGDKSGPPSLPDAESVGQGVNGEDYNFDEEEVEEEEVEKCVEEEQISCDTVTDQTCSGFEELSLAEQAEEKGEKSNEEEEGNQDDQKHPQEIMDALLFQCFLHALKSKVKKSELPLLTSTFLRNHMFSCCPSGKQLDIKKSSYKKLSKFLQAMQQQHNLVRVKELTKGVESIVEVDWKNQALRSFSAPEGIDDEAVLMQDGGEGEAPYNPPEITTLYSVSARLGPLFLEANKRKGAVLQPAEVRSIVTEYVKNNELVDENNKNYVTINPTLCDCLLEKSEYQEVQSLKWDDLFSRTLGRMQECYQVVFPGLAPVTRKGHIEPIDISVASRGSNKKVTLIKNLEVYGLDPAVVATALQRRVQASSVLQPIPGSKDKVLVQIQGNQIHQVGNLLLDHYRIPRKYIQGLEKAPKGGKKK; from the exons ATGCTGCCAGGTGTGGTGGTGCCTTCAAGTGGTCTCCCAGACGTGAAACAGGGCAACTGCTGTGCTGTTACAGTGGTGAACAATAG AGCTCCTGTTGCAGTTGGCACTGCTGCAGTGTCCACTGCAGAGATGTGCAGTTTGGGTATGAAagggagaggagtgtgtgttgtCCACACATACATGGATAACCTCTG GGCGTTTGGAGACAAGTCAGGTCCTCCATCTTTACCGGATGCAGAGAGCGTGGGGCAAGGGGTGAATGGAGAGGATTATAATTTTGatgaggaagaggtggaggaggaggaggttgagaAGTGTGTGGAGGAGGAACAGATTTCCTGTGACACGGTGACGGATCAAACCTGTTCTGGTTTTGAGGAGCTGAGTTTGGCAGAGCAAGCGGAGGAGAAGGGTGAAAAGAGcaatgaggaagaagaggggaaCCAGGATGATCAGAAGCATCCACAAG AGATAATGGACGCCCTgctgtttcagtgtttcctccatGCTCTCAAGAGTAAGGTGAAGAAGTCAGAGCTCCCTCTGCTGACCAGTACTTTTCTCCGCAACCACATGTTCTCCTGCTG CCCAAGTGGAAAACAACTCGATATTAAGAAATCCAGCTACAAAAAG CTGTCAAAGTTTCTACAGgccatgcagcagcagcataacCTTGTGCGTGTAAAAGAACTGACCAAGGGTGTGGAGAGCATTGTGGAGGTGGACTGGAAAAATCAAGC ACTGCGTTCCTTTAGTGCTCCTGAGGGGATAGATGATGAAGCGGTTCTGATGCAGGATGGAGGGGAAGGAGAAGCTCCATACAATCCACCTGAGATAACAACTCTGTACTCCGTGTCAGCTCGCCTGGGGCCCCTCTTTCTGGAGGCAAacaagag GAAAGGAGCTGTACTGCAACCTGCTGAAGTGAGAAGTATTGTCACAGAATATGTGAAGAATAATGAACTGGTGGACGAAAATAATAAGAA TTACGTGACCATAAACCCGACTCTGTGTGACTGCTTGCTGGAGAAATCGGAGTACCAGGAGGTTCAGTCTCTCAAGTGGGATGACCTCTTTAGCAG GACACTGGGACGAATGCAGGAGTGTTATCAAGTTGTATTCCCTGGACTGGCACCTGTAACAAGGAAGGGCCACATTGAGCCCATTGACATCTCTGTGGCTTCTCGTGGCTCCAATAAGAAG GTCACGCTTATAAAGAACCTTGAGGTGTACGGTTTGGATCCTGCGGTAGTAGCCACGGCTTTGCAGCGCAGAGTCCAGGCCAGCTCCGTCTTACAGCCCATCCCAGGGTCAAAGGACAAAGTCCTGGTCCAGATCCAAGGCAACCAGATTCATCAAGTCGGCAATTTGCTGCTAG atCATTATCGAATTCCTCGCAAATACATCCAAGGACTAGAAAAAGCTCCCAAAGGTGGCAAGAAGAAGTAG
- the LOC115585778 gene encoding probable G-protein coupled receptor 139, with translation MPLLTLIYSSANTITFLIILRRNCMLSKSSTFYLMAMSVADNLVLLFIVVLELSVKYHQQEPFWSYEPWCSLRDIFNYGAYNASTWLVVVFTVERFISIHTWKAKNKICTQRCAAWTITAVFLFSHLCAVPYFWSNTSVYTNNQTRCIYRPEASSHFIHTLVWFQTLQAYVFPFLIILTLNGLTLRLISLSNRVHITADLTSRVNKVMPLLRSRKRKSVVLLVTVSMSFVLLSVTRAITQIILRTTHMYTLDRNDYNLKINIAADTGTMLSLSNAAANMYLYVCTQSKFRQEFSACARQVSFCCKTRL, from the coding sequence ATGCCTTTATTGACACTAATCTATTCCTCAGCCAACACCATCACCTTTCTGATCATCTTGAGGAGGAACTGCATGCTTTCCAAATCCAGCACTTTCTACCTGATGGCCATGTCTGTGGCCGACAACCTCGTTCTGCTCTTCATTGTGGTTCTTGAACTTTCCGTTAAGTACCACCAGCAGGAGCCGTTTTGGAGTTACGAGCCATGGTGCAGCCTGAGGGACATTTTTAACTATGGAGCATACAACGCCTCAACGTGGCTGGTGGTTGTCTTTACAGTGGAACGTTTTATTTCTATCCACACATGGAAAGCGAAAAACAAAATCTGCACTCAAAGATGTGCAGCATGGACTATAACAGCAGTGTTTCTCTTCAGTCATCTTTGTGCCGTTCCTTACTTCTGGTCTAACACGTCAGTCTACACGAACAACCAGACTAGATGTATCTACAGACCAGAGGCCTCATCGCACTTCATTCACACCCTGGTTTGGTTTCAAACACTGCAAGCCTACGTATTCCCCTTCCTCATCATCCTCACACTTAACGGGCTGACTCTGCGCCTGATCTCCCTCAGCAACCGTGTTCATATTACTGCTGATTTGACTTCAAGGGTCAACAAAGTCATGCCCCTGCTGCGCTCCCGGAAGAGGAAATCTGTGGTGCTTCTCGTAACTGTGTCCATGAGTTttgtgctgctgtctgtcacccGTGCTATAACGCAGATCATCCTCCGCACCACTCACATGTACACTTTGGATCGTAATGATTATAACCTCAAGATAAATATAGCAGCGGACACTGGCACCATGCTCAGCCTGAGCAACGCGGCTGCCAACATGTACTTATATGTCTGCACCCAGTCCAAGTTTCGCCAAGAGTTCTCTGCTTGCGCCAGACAGGTGTCCTTCTGCTGCAAAACAAGACTGTAG